In the genome of Nocardioides seonyuensis, one region contains:
- a CDS encoding globin produces the protein MSTFYDEIGGEETIRAIVHRFYAGVAEDEVLRPMYPEADLAPAEDRFALFLIQYWGGPTTYSDTRGHPRLRMRHAPFAVTPASAQRWLVHFREGLDSVELTPEQDARFWDYVTHAAQFMVNTAE, from the coding sequence GACGATCCGCGCGATCGTGCACCGTTTCTACGCCGGCGTGGCCGAGGACGAGGTGCTGCGCCCGATGTACCCCGAGGCCGACCTGGCTCCGGCTGAGGATCGGTTCGCCCTCTTCCTGATCCAGTACTGGGGTGGCCCCACCACCTACTCAGACACCCGCGGCCATCCACGGCTGCGCATGAGGCACGCTCCGTTCGCCGTCACCCCCGCTTCCGCGCAGCGGTGGCTGGTCCACTTCCGTGAGGGCCTCGACTCCGTGGAGCTCACTCCGGAGCAGGACGCCCGCTTCTGGGACTACGTCACGCACGCCGCACAGTTCATGGTCAACACGGCCGAGTAG
- a CDS encoding acyl-CoA thioesterase, producing MRHVYECPVRWADLDLLGHVNNVTYVDYLQEARVDLFRTHAPDARADDLAEGVVVVRHEVTYVSSLTFRFEPVLVECWVTEIRRASFTMAYEIYDEDEAGERTVYLRARTVLTPFVFAHERPRRLRPDEVSALENLLEPDEPVRSATWSEPVEIDGGDYPVHVRFSDVDVYGHVNNVKYFEYFQEARIRLLTALGREDGSGGMHLVVAQTDVDYKVPILFRAQPYLCRTWVSHVGRTSAVFESVMYDDDRVLARARVVLVCIDTATGRPTRVPDQFRLDA from the coding sequence GTGCGTCACGTCTACGAGTGCCCGGTGCGATGGGCCGACCTCGACCTCCTCGGGCACGTCAACAACGTGACCTACGTCGACTACCTCCAGGAGGCGCGGGTCGACCTGTTCCGCACCCACGCCCCTGACGCCCGGGCGGACGACCTCGCCGAGGGCGTCGTGGTCGTACGGCACGAGGTCACCTACGTCTCGTCGCTCACCTTCCGGTTCGAGCCGGTCCTGGTGGAGTGCTGGGTGACCGAGATCCGCAGGGCGAGCTTCACGATGGCCTACGAGATCTACGACGAGGACGAGGCCGGCGAGCGGACGGTCTACCTGCGGGCCCGTACCGTCCTGACGCCCTTCGTCTTCGCGCACGAGCGACCTCGTCGGCTGCGCCCGGACGAGGTGTCGGCCCTCGAGAACCTCCTGGAGCCCGACGAGCCGGTCCGCTCCGCGACGTGGAGCGAGCCCGTCGAGATCGACGGCGGCGACTATCCAGTCCACGTCCGCTTCTCCGACGTGGACGTCTACGGCCACGTCAACAACGTGAAGTACTTCGAGTACTTCCAGGAGGCCCGCATCCGGCTCCTGACCGCACTCGGCCGGGAGGACGGTTCGGGCGGCATGCACCTCGTGGTCGCGCAGACCGACGTCGACTACAAGGTCCCCATCCTGTTCCGCGCGCAGCCCTACCTCTGCCGGACATGGGTCTCCCACGTCGGTCGGACCTCGGCCGTCTTCGAATCGGTGATGTACGACGACGACCGGGTGCTCGCCCGCGCCAGGGTCGTGCTCGTGTGCATCGACACCGCGACCGGTCGACCCACCCGCGTGCCGGACCAGTTCCGCCTGGACGCCTGA
- a CDS encoding TetR/AcrR family transcriptional regulator, with amino-acid sequence MSDDLTPRRREILEAATSVLARAGLRGLTHRAVDREAGLAEGSTSAYFRSSDSLRGALADFVARQLAGDVRELSDQLTAGGPDSGRVVSATARLFDSWLEDPDLLRARLELTVAATRDEELASRFLVWRGDLVAAVDRVLAARRTEPPGVAPAPSAETLVAALDGVLVAALLKHPERRQGFVRESVDQLLSPLDEAR; translated from the coding sequence GTGAGCGATGACCTGACGCCGCGGCGCCGCGAGATCCTCGAGGCGGCCACCTCGGTGCTCGCACGCGCTGGCCTGCGGGGGCTCACCCACCGAGCTGTCGACCGGGAGGCCGGCCTGGCCGAGGGCAGCACCTCCGCCTACTTCCGCAGCAGCGACTCCCTGCGAGGTGCTCTCGCCGACTTCGTCGCCCGACAGCTGGCGGGCGACGTCCGGGAGCTGAGCGACCAGCTCACCGCGGGAGGCCCTGACAGCGGCCGAGTGGTCTCCGCCACGGCGCGCCTGTTCGACTCCTGGCTCGAGGATCCCGACCTCCTGCGGGCGCGGCTGGAGCTCACCGTGGCCGCAACCAGGGACGAGGAGCTCGCCAGTCGGTTCCTGGTCTGGCGGGGCGATCTGGTCGCCGCCGTCGACCGCGTCCTGGCGGCTCGACGTACCGAGCCACCGGGCGTCGCCCCCGCCCCCTCCGCCGAGACCCTGGTGGCGGCCCTCGACGGGGTGCTCGTGGCAGCCCTCCTCAAGCATCCCGAGCGACGCCAGGGCTTCGTGCGCGAGAGCGTGGACCAGCTGCTCAGCCCCCTCGACGAGGCGCGTTAG
- a CDS encoding acetyl-CoA C-acetyltransferase, translating into MPEAVIVSAARTPIGRANKGSLKDFRPDDLTVLAVQAALDKVPALDPATVEDLILGCGLPGGESGNNMARVVTTLLGHEIPGTTITRYCSSSVQSTRMAFHAIKAGEGDVFISAGVETVSRFAKGTSDHLPDTRNPLFAEAEQRTDELAQGGQDWHDPREDGNLPDIYISMGQTAENVARLRGLGRQELDEFGARSQNLAEKAINDGFWAREITPVTTPDGTVVSADDGPRAGVTYDALAELKPVFRPDGVVTAGNCCALNDGAAAVVVMSDTKAKELGLTPLARIVSTGVSALSPEIMGLGPVEATQNALRFAGMSIGDIDLVEINEAFAAQVVPSYQDLGIDIDRLNVNGGAIAVGHPFGMTGARLQATMLNSLDWHDKSTGLITMCVGGGQGMAMILERV; encoded by the coding sequence ATGCCCGAGGCCGTGATCGTTTCCGCTGCGCGCACCCCCATCGGCCGCGCCAACAAGGGGTCGCTGAAGGACTTCCGCCCCGACGACCTGACGGTTCTCGCCGTGCAGGCGGCCCTGGACAAGGTCCCGGCCCTCGACCCCGCCACCGTCGAGGACCTGATCCTCGGCTGCGGCCTCCCCGGCGGCGAGTCCGGCAACAACATGGCGCGCGTCGTCACGACGCTCCTCGGTCACGAGATCCCCGGCACGACCATCACGCGCTACTGCTCCTCCTCGGTGCAGTCCACCCGCATGGCCTTCCACGCCATCAAGGCCGGGGAGGGCGACGTCTTCATCTCCGCCGGCGTCGAGACGGTCTCCCGCTTCGCCAAGGGGACCTCTGACCACCTCCCCGACACCCGCAACCCGCTGTTCGCCGAGGCGGAGCAGCGCACCGACGAGCTGGCCCAGGGCGGCCAGGACTGGCACGACCCCCGCGAGGACGGCAACCTCCCGGACATCTACATCTCCATGGGTCAGACGGCCGAGAACGTCGCCCGCCTGCGCGGCCTGGGCCGCCAGGAGCTCGACGAGTTCGGCGCCCGCTCCCAGAACCTCGCCGAGAAGGCCATCAACGACGGCTTCTGGGCCCGCGAGATCACCCCCGTCACTACGCCCGACGGCACGGTCGTGAGCGCTGACGACGGGCCCCGTGCCGGGGTGACCTACGACGCTCTCGCCGAGCTGAAGCCGGTCTTCCGTCCCGACGGGGTCGTCACCGCCGGCAACTGCTGCGCGCTCAACGACGGCGCTGCCGCCGTCGTCGTCATGTCCGACACCAAGGCCAAGGAGCTGGGCCTCACCCCGCTCGCCCGCATCGTCTCCACCGGCGTCTCCGCCCTCTCCCCCGAGATCATGGGCCTGGGCCCGGTCGAGGCGACCCAGAACGCCCTGCGCTTCGCCGGCATGAGCATCGGCGACATCGACCTGGTCGAGATCAACGAGGCGTTCGCGGCGCAGGTCGTGCCGTCCTACCAGGACCTCGGCATCGACATCGACCGCCTCAACGTCAACGGCGGCGCCATCGCCGTCGGCCACCCGTTCGGGATGACGGGTGCCCGTCTCCAGGCCACCATGCTCAACAGCCTCGACTGGCACGACAAGTCCACCGGCCTGATCACCATGTGCGTCGGCGGCGGACAGGGCATGGCGATGATCCTCGAGCGGGTGTGA
- a CDS encoding MarR family winged helix-turn-helix transcriptional regulator translates to MTGDVAPRWLNADQQQSWRALMMGMTLLLDRLDEDLEREFGISLTEYEVLVRLSERPEHRMRMAQLADALAHSRSRVTHTVARMEKAGYVVRNASPDDGRGVVAELTQKGLELLEQAAPCHVESVRRNLVDLVDPDDFAALGRVFDAVADHLVTRHPESEIRHP, encoded by the coding sequence ATGACGGGTGACGTCGCGCCACGCTGGCTGAACGCCGACCAGCAGCAGTCCTGGCGCGCCCTCATGATGGGCATGACGCTGCTGCTCGACCGGCTGGACGAGGATCTCGAGCGTGAGTTCGGCATCTCGCTCACCGAGTACGAAGTGCTCGTGCGCCTCTCCGAGCGACCCGAGCACCGGATGCGAATGGCACAGCTGGCCGATGCACTGGCCCACTCCAGGAGCCGGGTGACCCACACCGTCGCGCGCATGGAGAAGGCCGGCTACGTCGTCCGCAACGCCAGCCCCGACGACGGGCGGGGCGTGGTGGCCGAGCTGACGCAGAAGGGCCTGGAGCTGCTGGAGCAGGCCGCGCCGTGCCACGTCGAGAGCGTGCGCCGCAATCTCGTCGACCTCGTCGACCCCGACGACTTCGCCGCCCTCGGCCGCGTCTTCGACGCCGTCGCGGACCACCTCGTGACGCGGCACCCCGAGAGCGAGATCCGCCACCCATGA
- a CDS encoding DUF2254 domain-containing protein yields the protein MTGAGPHVREVAARSREAFWLIPALTVVGSIVLAQAALAVDRWVDGSAGVVPDTLLLGVDGSRAMLGAVGGAVLAVAGTTFSITISVIATASSTYGPRLVRNFMTDRRNQATLGIFVGTFTYCMIVLRSVTSQDESLGTEAFVPYFSVYGSLVLALVNVAALVYFLHHIAESIQISYLVARVRRECESVVNRYYGPPSEGARGHCVVDLDHLPEPSSLVVARDSGSVTLLDEGALVALAERHGVAIRMLAAPGTHLLPGEPVAEIRGTSSESLVEGVLSALSRGETRTPAQDVLFAVQQLTEIAVRALSPGTNDPYTARNVLAEIARPLQILTEHPAPLAGRCDDAGDLRLALCLPDGQTVVDEVFDDIRAHAVAQPHVVRAVVDLAARLSRTAPPDLRQRLRTHADLVVAAWAEQVPAFDEERMRDHLTRAFTHVGGQEQVSRA from the coding sequence ATGACGGGAGCCGGGCCGCACGTGCGCGAGGTTGCCGCCCGATCGCGCGAGGCGTTCTGGCTGATCCCCGCCCTGACGGTCGTGGGCAGCATCGTGCTGGCCCAGGCCGCGCTCGCCGTCGACCGCTGGGTGGACGGCTCGGCGGGAGTGGTCCCGGACACCCTGCTCCTGGGGGTCGACGGGTCCCGGGCCATGCTGGGGGCCGTGGGCGGCGCCGTCCTGGCCGTCGCCGGCACGACCTTCTCGATCACGATCTCGGTGATCGCCACGGCGAGCTCGACCTACGGCCCGCGCCTGGTGCGGAACTTCATGACCGACCGGCGCAACCAGGCAACGCTCGGGATCTTCGTCGGGACGTTCACCTACTGCATGATCGTGCTGCGATCGGTCACCAGCCAGGACGAGAGCCTGGGCACCGAGGCCTTCGTCCCCTACTTCAGCGTCTACGGCTCACTGGTCCTCGCCCTGGTCAACGTCGCGGCCCTCGTCTACTTCCTGCACCACATCGCCGAGTCGATCCAGATCAGCTACCTCGTCGCCCGCGTCCGTCGCGAGTGCGAGTCGGTCGTCAACCGCTACTACGGTCCTCCGTCCGAGGGAGCTCGAGGACATTGCGTGGTCGACCTGGACCACCTGCCTGAGCCGAGCAGCCTCGTCGTGGCGCGTGACTCGGGCTCGGTCACCCTGCTCGACGAGGGTGCGCTGGTGGCGCTGGCCGAACGCCACGGCGTGGCGATCCGCATGCTTGCCGCCCCAGGAACGCACCTGCTCCCGGGGGAGCCGGTCGCCGAGATCCGTGGGACCTCCTCGGAGTCATTGGTGGAGGGCGTCCTCTCCGCGCTCAGTCGCGGCGAGACCCGCACGCCTGCACAGGACGTGCTCTTCGCGGTCCAGCAGCTCACCGAGATCGCCGTACGCGCTCTCTCCCCGGGGACCAACGACCCCTACACGGCTCGCAACGTGCTCGCCGAGATCGCCAGACCGCTGCAGATCCTCACCGAGCATCCGGCTCCGCTGGCCGGCCGCTGCGACGACGCCGGCGACCTTCGACTGGCCCTGTGCCTGCCCGACGGGCAGACCGTGGTGGACGAGGTCTTCGACGACATCCGCGCCCACGCGGTGGCTCAGCCGCACGTCGTCCGTGCGGTCGTCGACCTCGCGGCACGGCTCAGCAGGACCGCTCCCCCCGACCTGCGCCAGCGCCTGAGGACCCACGCCGACCTCGTCGTGGCGGCCTGGGCCGAGCAGGTGCCTGCCTTCGACGAGGAGCGCATGCGCGACCACCTCACCCGAGCCTTCACCCATGTGGGGGGGCAGGAGCAGGTCAGTCGCGCGTGA